GCGGTGGAGACGTTCAAGGCCGCCGGGTGGTTGGTCTACGTCGTGTCGAACCAGTCCGTCGTCGCCCGGGGGCTCGCCTCGCGGGCGGACGTAGACGCCGTGACCGCTAAATTGGCCCGCGAGGTCGGCCCGGTAGACGGCGTATATTATTGTTATCATAAACCGGAAGACGGCTGCGACTGCCGCAAACCCGAGCCGGGTTTGTTGCTCGAAGCCCTCGCGGCGGCCGCCGACGCCGGCCCGGTCGAAGAATGTTGGATGGTGGGGGACAGCGCGCGCGACGTCGAGGCCGGCCGGCGCGCCGGCTGCCGCACCGCCGTCGTGCTCACCGGCCATTTAACCGCCCGGGAGGCGAAGGAGCTCGAGCCGCGCGCCGACGTCGTCGCGGATAACGTGCGGGAGGTTACCGAAATAATTACGCGTCTTCACCCGGGTTAACGCAAAAAAAAGGCGGGGTTCGTCCCCGCCGTTTAATCGCTTTCGCATTTCGGCGTCCGGTAGTTACCAGGCGCCTTCTTCTTTTTGGACTTCCAGGTTGAAGACGAGGATGTTGGCGGCCTGCAGCTCTTTCATAACCGAGATGAGTATGCCGTACTCGACTCTCTCCGCGGCGCGTACGTTGAAAATTATTTTATCCGGCGGGACCCCCGCGTTCAAAGCCTCGATACGCGCTGTTTTAACTTTTTCCGTAATGTCGCCCTGACGCTCGATGGGTATATTGTTGACGTAGACGACGCCCTGGCCGTCGATGACGACCGAGACGATATCGACGTCTTTGGGGATCTTTACGCCGGCGGCCGCGGAAGGCAACGTGACCTCTACGGCGTCCGGTTCTTTGAAGGTGGCCGTCATAAAGAAGAATATCAACAGCAATATGATGACGTCCACCATCGGCGTCATGTCGATGCGGACTTGAACCCGCCGCTGCATTTTCCGTAGCATGTTATTACGAACCCCTTCGCGCTCTTAGCCGCCCGCCTCGGCCGTCGCCGCCGTCTCGGGCGCCTCCTCGAGCTGGAGCGAGATCTTCTTCACGCCCGTTTGCTCCGACGCCATTTTGAATTCGTCCAAGACGTCCATCATCCGCGAGTATTCCGCCTGGGGCGAGACGTCGATAATCGTGATGAGGTTTTCGTTTTTCTGTTGGGAAGCGCCGATGTATTTGCCCAATTCTTCGAGCGATACTTCTTTCCCTTCCCGGTACCGCGTATCGACGACGTAGACCTTACCGGCCTCGTCGACCTTTATGGTCAGGACGTTGGATTCTTTGACCTTGACGAACTTCTCACCGGCCCCCGGCTTGGGCAACGTTACCTCCACCGCGGCCGGTTCTTTGAATTGGGAGGTCATAAAGAAGAAGATGAGCAGCAGTATGATAACGTCCACCATCGGCGTCATGTCGATGTAGATGCTGATCCTTCTTCTAACGCCTTTGCCGCCTCCCGCGGCTGGCATATCTGCGCCGGCCATACTTCTATTCCTCCTTCGCCGTCAGGAGGGCCAACAACTCGTTCGACGATTC
This genomic stretch from bacterium harbors:
- a CDS encoding HAD-IIIA family hydrolase, with translation AVETFKAAGWLVYVVSNQSVVARGLASRADVDAVTAKLAREVGPVDGVYYCYHKPEDGCDCRKPEPGLLLEALAAAADAGPVEECWMVGDSARDVEAGRRAGCRTAVVLTGHLTAREAKELEPRADVVADNVREVTEIITRLHPG
- a CDS encoding biopolymer transporter ExbD, with product MAGADMPAAGGGKGVRRRISIYIDMTPMVDVIILLLIFFFMTSQFKEPAAVEVTLPKPGAGEKFVKVKESNVLTIKVDEAGKVYVVDTRYREGKEVSLEELGKYIGASQQKNENLITIIDVSPQAEYSRMMDVLDEFKMASEQTGVKKISLQLEEAPETAATAEAGG
- a CDS encoding biopolymer transporter ExbD, which codes for MLRKMQRRVQVRIDMTPMVDVIILLLIFFFMTATFKEPDAVEVTLPSAAAGVKIPKDVDIVSVVIDGQGVVYVNNIPIERQGDITEKVKTARIEALNAGVPPDKIIFNVRAAERVEYGILISVMKELQAANILVFNLEVQKEEGAW